In Triticum urartu cultivar G1812 chromosome 6, Tu2.1, whole genome shotgun sequence, the following proteins share a genomic window:
- the LOC125516906 gene encoding uncharacterized protein LOC125516906, which yields MKAILRTRLFMSLLMYSCTSILGFQLCTPFRILNIQSLDLNLTEVVLNLICDEKRFAGQKNTCTHPPPRLDLAKPNQIPLAAADLNPPAATAAPLPARLQYDGVGGLVRGRAADSTLAEGQQRGGLPVSRHRLCQIEGVGVGAGGCVSAIGEVLCQPCRGGEHGDGGEGEGAVLAEELEKARERWGRLRDARQVTERVLAEADEAPRREMREWECRADEQRWVVAELMRLIGMPENGAGEIQRAWEKEGSGAATRRWRRASVASRESSKVMAGLRFFW from the exons ATGAAGGCCATTCTGCGAACGAGGTTGTTCATGTCCCTCCTCATGTACAGTTGTACTTCTATTCTAGGATTTCAACTCTGCACTCCATTCCGCATCCTGAATATTCAGAGTCTCGA tttgaatctaaccgaggtggtactaaatttaATCTGCGACGAAAAACGGTTCGCAGGACAAAAAAATACATGTACACATCCGCCTCCTCGCCTCGACCTGGCCAAGCCGAACCAAATCCCCCTAGCCGCCGCCGACCTCAACCCGCCCGCGGCCACGGCCGCACCTCTGCCCGCTCGCCTCCAGTACGATGGTGTCGGAGGCCTGGTCCGGGGGCGCGCGGCGGATTCCACTTTAGCCGAGGGACAGCAACGCGGCGGCCTCCCCGTCAGTCGCCATCGGCTTTGCCAAATTGAAGGCGTAGGCGTAGGCGCGGGCGGCTGCGTCTCCGCCATCGGCGAGGTCCTATGCCAGCCGTGCCGAGGCGGAGAGCACGGCGACGGCGGTGAGGGAGAAGGAGCTGTGCTGGCAGAGGAGCTAGAGAAGGCGCGGGAGCGGTGGGGCCGGCTGCGGGACGCGAGGCAGGTCACGGAGAGGGTGCTGGCGGAGGCGGACGAGGCGCCGCGGCGGGAGATGCGGGAGTGGGAGTGCAGGGCGGACGAGCAGCGCTGGGTCGTGGCAGAGCTGATGCGCCTCATCGGGATGCCGGAG AACGGCGCCGGCGAGATCCAGCGGGCGTGGGAGAAGGAGGGATCCGGCGCGGCGACACGAAGGTGGAGGCGGGCCTCTGTGGCTAGCAGGGAGAGCTCCAAGGTCATGGCGGGGCTTCGATTTTTCTGGTAG
- the LOC125512661 gene encoding uncharacterized protein LOC125512661 produces MAKGQKIVLPACRGHLPIAPPPSSAPPRFPTACRRRRNPTSHIEKWWRAGCEAASPHHFCRLPQKQDAQVHLLYAFQYIYFPMLDPGGASSCWLELGCKRVDGSMPHKHCAMLSPTTWLQGGRVRRDHQFRDLRHCPCRYHGHLYHCVIGQQPPAQGKATGVEASEMLFSGEVADYGCQFVILWPQCTYVSFSGRSMI; encoded by the exons ATGGCAAAAGGTCAGAAGATTGTCCTTCCAGCGTGTCGTGGCCACCTCCCCATAGCACCGCCTCCATCCAGCGCGCCGCCCCGCTTCCCCACAGCGTGCCGCCGCAGGCGTAACCCTACATCGCACATTGAGAAATGGTGGCGCGCGGGGTGTGAGGCGGCGTCTCCCCACCATTTTTGTAGGTTGCCACAAAAACAAGATGCACAAGTTCATCTTTTGTATGCTTTTCAGTACATCTACTTCCCAATG CTCGATCCAGGAGGTGCTAGCTCATGCTGGCTGGAACTAGGATGCAAAAGGGTTGACGGATCCATGCCGCACAAGCACTG CGCCATGCTCAGTCCAACCACGTGGCTTCAGGGTGGCCGAGTTCGTCGCGACCATCAGTTCAGAGACCTGCGTCACTGCCCGTGTCGCTACCATGGCCACCTGTATCACTGCGTGATCGGTCAACAACCTCCTGCACAAGGAAAAGCAACAGGAGTAGAGGCATCTGAGATGCTCTTTTCTGGCGAGGTGGCTGATTATGGTTGTCAGTTTGTAATACTTTGGCCGCAGTGTACTTATGTATCTTTTTCTGGCCGGAGCATGATCTGA